The proteins below are encoded in one region of Saccopteryx leptura isolate mSacLep1 chromosome 1, mSacLep1_pri_phased_curated, whole genome shotgun sequence:
- the CDPF1 gene encoding cysteine-rich DPF motif domain-containing protein 1 isoform X1, with protein sequence MFGAATPGAGDGDGVFGKGHRVAAGCGALGMACEAERHPLGVFECQLCALTAPYSYMGQKPPDTQSVILLEESYIMKDPFTPDKDRFLILGSRCSVCSRLVCVGPECSLFYCKRFCLPCVQENIHAFPQEIRQDLEKRKVPSKRPASQPSSLT encoded by the exons ATGTTCGGAGCCGCTACCCCCGGCGCTGGGGACGGGGACGGAGTATTCGGGAAGGGCCACCGGGTGGCGGCGGGCTGCGGAGCTCTCGGG ATGGCATGTGAGGCAGAGCGCCATCCTTTGGGTGTGTTTGAGTGCCAACTCTGTGCCTTGACAGCTCCATACAGCTACATGGGCCAGAAGCCCCCCGACACCCAGTCTGTCAT CCTCCTGGAGGAGAGCTACATCATGAAGGATCCCTTCACCCCTGACAAGGACCGATTCCTGATCCTCGGCTCCAGGTGCAGCGTCTGCAGCCGGCTGGTGTGTGTGGGCCCG GAGTGCAGTCTGTTCTACTGCAAGCGGTTCTGCCTCCCTTGTGTCCAGGAGAACATTCATGCCTTCCCTCAGGAAATTCGGCAAGACCTGGAAAAAAGGAAAGTTCCATCAAAGAGGCCTGCCAGCCAGCCGAGCTCTCTGACCTGA
- the CDPF1 gene encoding cysteine-rich DPF motif domain-containing protein 1 isoform X2, which translates to MKRAAVVKNFPKMACEAERHPLGVFECQLCALTAPYSYMGQKPPDTQSVILLEESYIMKDPFTPDKDRFLILGSRCSVCSRLVCVGPECSLFYCKRFCLPCVQENIHAFPQEIRQDLEKRKVPSKRPASQPSSLT; encoded by the exons ATGAAAAGGGCAGCCGTGGTAAAGAACTTTCCAAAA ATGGCATGTGAGGCAGAGCGCCATCCTTTGGGTGTGTTTGAGTGCCAACTCTGTGCCTTGACAGCTCCATACAGCTACATGGGCCAGAAGCCCCCCGACACCCAGTCTGTCAT CCTCCTGGAGGAGAGCTACATCATGAAGGATCCCTTCACCCCTGACAAGGACCGATTCCTGATCCTCGGCTCCAGGTGCAGCGTCTGCAGCCGGCTGGTGTGTGTGGGCCCG GAGTGCAGTCTGTTCTACTGCAAGCGGTTCTGCCTCCCTTGTGTCCAGGAGAACATTCATGCCTTCCCTCAGGAAATTCGGCAAGACCTGGAAAAAAGGAAAGTTCCATCAAAGAGGCCTGCCAGCCAGCCGAGCTCTCTGACCTGA
- the CDPF1 gene encoding cysteine-rich DPF motif domain-containing protein 1 isoform X4, with protein MACEAERHPLGVFECQLCALTAPYSYMGQKPPDTQSVILLEESYIMKDPFTPDKDRFLILGSRCSVCSRLVCVGPECSLFYCKRFCLPCVQENIHAFPQEIRQDLEKRKVPSKRPASQPSSLT; from the exons ATGGCATGTGAGGCAGAGCGCCATCCTTTGGGTGTGTTTGAGTGCCAACTCTGTGCCTTGACAGCTCCATACAGCTACATGGGCCAGAAGCCCCCCGACACCCAGTCTGTCAT CCTCCTGGAGGAGAGCTACATCATGAAGGATCCCTTCACCCCTGACAAGGACCGATTCCTGATCCTCGGCTCCAGGTGCAGCGTCTGCAGCCGGCTGGTGTGTGTGGGCCCG GAGTGCAGTCTGTTCTACTGCAAGCGGTTCTGCCTCCCTTGTGTCCAGGAGAACATTCATGCCTTCCCTCAGGAAATTCGGCAAGACCTGGAAAAAAGGAAAGTTCCATCAAAGAGGCCTGCCAGCCAGCCGAGCTCTCTGACCTGA
- the CDPF1 gene encoding cysteine-rich DPF motif domain-containing protein 1 isoform X3, which translates to MKRAAVMACEAERHPLGVFECQLCALTAPYSYMGQKPPDTQSVILLEESYIMKDPFTPDKDRFLILGSRCSVCSRLVCVGPECSLFYCKRFCLPCVQENIHAFPQEIRQDLEKRKVPSKRPASQPSSLT; encoded by the exons ATGAAAAGGGCAGCCGTG ATGGCATGTGAGGCAGAGCGCCATCCTTTGGGTGTGTTTGAGTGCCAACTCTGTGCCTTGACAGCTCCATACAGCTACATGGGCCAGAAGCCCCCCGACACCCAGTCTGTCAT CCTCCTGGAGGAGAGCTACATCATGAAGGATCCCTTCACCCCTGACAAGGACCGATTCCTGATCCTCGGCTCCAGGTGCAGCGTCTGCAGCCGGCTGGTGTGTGTGGGCCCG GAGTGCAGTCTGTTCTACTGCAAGCGGTTCTGCCTCCCTTGTGTCCAGGAGAACATTCATGCCTTCCCTCAGGAAATTCGGCAAGACCTGGAAAAAAGGAAAGTTCCATCAAAGAGGCCTGCCAGCCAGCCGAGCTCTCTGACCTGA
- the LOC136389470 gene encoding polycystin family receptor for egg jelly-like, producing MRLGPVLLLLGLGLGCRCLLPPLAPRGARAMVPVPYLGAPAVAHSSSPTAEIRASAQGKANYIRSVGGALGLGLPDQRACLSLRPRVAPGGGVILRGNRGVCFSRGPTRPPLQQCLHVRVLLRSRRTRRSAPTHVDLHLSAPRGLLSLQWSTPLRHAIGPLEWTFELGQISPQDASSASHVSPRSTGAGDPHPYLGFVAQTKCPTDGPTPVVSEAVNSDSAQAMKSSVTCQLSSKKNCFVTTIKINGKKVGSPVVMTRNMDVSLNVSIQYTCPKAQSIEKHWRIFLMPSPSNSLKDPQPLDIPERQLGQDFTSIHIPKNVLSYGDYTFSFRLILVLEPSESIQCSDSIRVTIARSALKAVLLGNSTMRVNFTGRLVLNGSMSSDPDSNDPLEGLQFFWYCTTNPKNYRGYHIEVISKEVCLPEQADLKWTWASGPELTLSPKALKGNHVYFFRMEIRKGDRRAFSEKRVYVLQGPTPIANIACTENCDPILIISDRFSLFLNCTHCVISRDVYTWSLLSPSGNEMAFDWTQQTSTGRNSDYLSVKAFAFRKFFEDEFWISLDLATWSGVNLVLRYPFIINYPPEIEECKINPTSGISLYTKFVVHCINVMDRNIPLTYKVIVSDLHGFGEISSLKENTLGTIMYMGNEPTSPPSFFPAGVLANHYAMKIFVLVYDSLGAFSQVTLYTTVRAPTDKNSSNTVLQQLYNMTVGQNSALSTLIQEQKYLSAGYLMYIAASILNSMKTDATLQARKASLREHIVNQSFILPISNLVEISQVVTAVAKITQKTSEFTGVARKLATVKLWQASQVLLQQQQKDKHIHSEQIEMVSTGILTALSNILKMTPRYEVDADPFYVIQSLADIVLAGKVPENETTAMRSSSFNMYVRKMEQWTVTSILGNEKHCRNCFHPMIDTNSVLSLPANAPISVMFCEFADDPFPWLNDGESISADVVGFRMTGTTAQGDVLEIMTDIVEVFIGRKQLSSEAFNLIVGPYNEPNQVGESLRETIGAFSFEVDSRAVKELLVHIITDVTVLFNVLVYASSQITPTALVATFLVPHEIPPVPNQSGLFNPACTVKMPHVVCLSSSLLQVIAQQGQSSKCNITVVLRAPHFVLTPSDKLVRISVSTVHCLNMYGIQSDWREDNCVVGEKTSWDRVHCVCKNTRRARRQLNAIRLSHVEHHIRYLTAKVIVVPNPIDLRLETIKKVTQNPVTTITVLFIMFTYIALAFWALHRDEMDQFIGDNVIVLPDNDPYDNICYLVTIFTGSRFGSGTRANVFVQLRGTQSTSDVHCLSHPHFKTFYRGSISTFLLTTKSDLGDIDSIRVWQDNEGSAPSWYLSRIKVENLFSRHIWLFMCRKWLSVNTSLDRTFDVTNPDEPLRRIDFFLIKMSNKLRTSHMWFSVFAGVMAKGFSRLQRLSCCLAMLLSSLMCNIMFFNLNKGKRTESNENRYIRSMIIGLESVVITIPVQVTITALFTYAQRKPQVTLAEVSPQKHSVMAVASGHWEERLEKWHAQETAEAPSKKAKTPSSRQAHELQKASVKATVKGKRQLEQAESEASRTHTQNTNTNNRNVSEIPDVPSAQPSSLEGPPPLAKKPRIVLPRWCVYIAWFLVFATSGVSSFFIIIYGLTYGYDKSVEWLFASFCSFCQSIFLVQPCKIMLLSSIRSHSQKYCKNLSWVSNYSYTEIQLPNVGLHPDEIRKQHQYLVDIRGSRMYQPLTEDEINIFKRKRRIKKKALLFLIYMLTHFLFLALLLGLVTLLHHTDSFAYNQFVRNQFSVDLATVTRLPEVYRWLDDVLVPLFHNDLNPAFLPDSSSRILGLPLMRQVRAKSSEKACPPAKNFVPNSIEGEIHCHPEYGTDPEDTENYTGLWKKVHKRATDKSTEGFTYNPPEKRWVYYSHGLLHTYGSGGYAFYFFPDQHPFNSTLRLKDLQRGKWLDERTWAVILDLTTYNPDAGLFCSISVMFEVSQLGVVNTSLSTHSFLLGEFTREPSTEAYVYVAILVFFLGYSVHEGYVVMQEGASYVTRVFNWLNLALKCTLAALIVLLLRRYLWASSLIQFYSSHPENFIPFHAVSQVDHDVAIVLGFLLFLTILKTLWYSRVFYDVRLAQTAIQTALPGICHMALVLSMYFFLFMASGYLVFGQHEWNYSNLTHAMQTLFSYCVSAFQNTEFSGNRVLGVLFLSAFVLLVTCVWINLFRVVILSSYKELRQPVYEEPSNEVEAMVYLCHKFRTLFGFLSFQSKAQDESGLFEHMLYGQPEKHSRCYLGLKTRNINERKMVYLVV from the coding sequence TGCTGTCCCTGCAGTGGTCCACCCCCCTGCGGCACGCCATCGGGCCTCTGGAATGGACCTTTGAGCTTGGACAGATCAGCCCGCAAGATGCCTCTTCTGCCTCCCACGTGTCCCCCCGCTCCACTGGGGCCGGTGACCCTCACCCTTACTTGGGTTTTGTGGCCCAAACCAAGTGTCCTACAGATGGGCCCACACCTGTTGTTTCAGAAGCTGTCAATTCTGACAGTGCCCAGGCCATGAAGTCCTCAGTGACCTGTCAGTTATCTAGTAAGAAGAATTGTTTCGTCACCACCATAAAAATCAATGGGAAGAAAGTCGGTTCTCCCGTGGTGATGACCAGGAATATGGATGTTTCCTTGAATGTTTCCATTCAGTATACATGCCCAAAAGCTCAGAGCATTGAAAAACATTGGCGTATTTTTCTAATGCCCTCTCCATCTAATTCGCTGAAGGATCCTCAACCGTTAGATATACCAGAACGCCAGTTAGGGCAAGATTTCACATCTATCCACATCCCCAAGAATGTTTTGTCTTATGGGGACTATACTTTCTCATTCCGGCTGATCCTGGTCCTAGAGCCTTCTGAGTCTATCCAGTGCTCAGACAGCATTCGTGTGACTATTGCTAGAAGTGCCCTGAAGGCGGTTCTTCTCGGAAATTCTACCATGAGAGTTAATTTCACAGGTAGGCTGGTTCTGAATGGGTCAATGTCCTCTGACCCAGATTCAAACGACCCTTTAGAAGGACTCCAATTTTTCTGGTACTGTACCACAAATCCAAAAAACTACAGAGGATATCATATAGAAGTGATCAGCAAGGAAGTCTGTCTCCCAGAGCAGGCTGATCTCAAGTGGACGTGGGCTTCCGGCCCAGAACTGACACTTTCTCCGAAGGCACTGAAAGGGAACCATGTCTATTTTTTCAGAATGGAGATAAGAAAGGGTGACCGAAGAGCATTTTCTGAAAAAAGGGTCTATGTGCTCCAAGGACCAACACCTATAGCAAATATTGCATGTACTGAAAATTGTGATCCAATTTTGATTATATCCGAcagattttctctctttctaaattgCACGCATTGTGTCATAAGCCGTGATGTCTATACATGGTCACTTCTGTCACCTTCAGGGAATGAGATGGCGTTTGATTGGACACAGCAAACTTCAACAGGAAGGAATAGCGATTATTTGTCGGTCAAAGCTTTTGCTTTTAGGAAATTTTTCGAAGATGagttttggatttctttagatCTGGCAACTTGGAGTGGAGTGAACTTGGTGCTCAGGTATCCCTTTATTATTAACTATCCCCCTGAAATTGAAGAATGCAAAATCAATCCAACTAGTGGAATCTCACTTTATACTAAGTTTGTTGTCCATTGTATTAACGTTATGGATCGGAACATCCCTCTTACATATAAAGTGATAGTATCTGATTTACATGGTTTTGGTGAAATCAGTTCTTTAAAAGAGAACACCTTGGGGACCATCATGTATATGGGCAATGAGCCCACCtcacccccttccttttttcctgcgGGAGTGCTGGCCAATCATTATGCTATGAAGATATTTGTCCTGGTATATGACTCGCTAGGAGCTTTTTCCCAGGTGACTTTGTACACCACGGTACGGGCTCCCACCGACAAAAATTCATCGAACACCGTGCTGCAGCAATTATATAATATGACTGTGGGACAAAATTCAGCACTCTCTACTTTGATTCAAGAGCAAAAATATTTGTCTGCGGGTTACTTAATGTACATAGCAGCCTCCATTTTGAATAGCATGAAAACCGATGCAACTCTGCAAGCAAGAAAAGCCAGTCTCCGCGAACACATCGTCAATCAGTCTTTCATTCTTCCTATAAGCAATCTGGTGGAAATCAGCCAGGTAGTCACGGCTGTGGCTAAAATAACGCAGAAAACATCTGAATTCACTGGAGTTGCTCGGAAACTTGCCACGGTGAAGCTTTGGCAAGCAAGCCAAGTCTTgctgcagcaacaacaaaaagataaacaCATCCACTCTGAACAGATAGAAATGGTGAGCACTGGAATATTAACAGCTCTGTCCAATATCCTGAAAATGACTCCTCGTTACGAAGTTGATGCTGATCCTTTCTATGTAATACAATCTCTTGCAGACATAGTATTGGCAGGTAAAGTGCCGGAAAATGAAACCACGGCCATGAGGAGTTCGAGCTTTAACATGTATGTCAGGAAAATGGAACAGTGGACTGTTACTAGCATCTTAGGCAATGAGAAACACTGTCGAAATTGTTTTCACCCAATGATAGATACGAATAGTGTTCTTTCCTTACCTGCAAATGCTCCTATCTCTGTGATGTTTTGTGAGTTTGCGGATGACCCCTTCCCTTGGTTAAATGACGGGGAGAGCATTTCAGCAGATGTGGTCGGTTTCAGAATGACAGGGACTACAGCTCAAGGAGACGTGCTGGAGATCATGACCGACATTGTGGAAGTATTCATAGGCCGAAAACAGCTGAGCTCTGAAGCTTTCaatctcattgttggaccctacAATGAGCCTAATCAAGTTGGTGAGTCCTTGAGAGAGACCATAGGGGCATTCAGCTTTGAAGTGGACAGCAGAGCTGTGAAGGAGCTGTTGGTTCACATCATAACAGATGTGACCGTGTTGTTCAACGTGTTGGTGTATGCCAGTAGTCAGATCACCCCAACGGCTCTGGTGGCCACCTTCCTTGTGCCCCATGAGATCCCTCCAGTTCCCAACCAGAGTGGTCTGTTCAACCCAGCCTGTACAGTTAAGATGCCCCATGTGGTTTGCCTCTCATCGTCCTTGCTTCAAGTCATAGCTCAGCAGGGCCAGTCATCCAAGTGCAACATTACCGTGGTGCTGCGGGCACCTCATTTCGTCCTGACACCCAGTGACAAGCTCGTGAGAATTTCTGTTTCCACTGTTCACTGCTTGAACATGTATGGGATCCAGAGTGACTGGAGAGAAGACAACTGTGTGGTCGGAGAAAAGACCAGCTGGGACAGAGTACACTGTGTCTGTAAGAACACACGGAGGGCCAGGCGGCAGCTGAACGCCATCAGGCTGTCCCACGTTGAACATCACATCCGCTACCTGACAGCGAAGGTGATTGTGGTACCTAACCCTATAGATCTACGGTTAGAGACCATCAAGAAGGTCACCCAAAACCCCGTGACCACCATCACTGTCCTTTTCATTATGTTTACCTATATAGCCCTAGCTTTCTGGGCCTTGCACAGAGATGAAATGGACCAGTTTATTGGGGACAATGTGATTGTCCTACCTGATAACGATCCTTATGATAACATATGTTACCTGGTCACAATTTTTACAGGAAGCCGTTTTGGGTCTGGGACCAGGGCCAATGTCTTTGTCCAACTTAGGGGAACACAAAGTACCAGCGATGTGCACTGTTTAAGCCacccacattttaaaactttctaccGAGGAAGCATCAGCACTTTCCTCCTAACGACAAAGAGTGACTTGGGGGACATTGATTCCATCCGCGTGTGGCAGGACAATGAGGGCAGCGCCCCCAGTTGGTATCTGAGTCGCATCAAAGTGGAAAACCTTTTCAGCAGACACATCTGGCTGTTCATGTGTCGGAAGTGGCTTTCTGTCAACACCTCTTTGGACAGAACCTTTGATGTCACCAACCCTGACGAGCCCCTGAGGAGGATAGACTTCTTCCTTATCAAAATGAGCAACAAGCTAAGGACAAGTCATATGTGGTTCTCTGTTTTCGCTGGAGTCATGGCCAAAGGCTTCAGCCGGCTCCAGAGGCTGTCCTGTTGTCTGGCGATGCTGCTGTCCTCCCTAATGTGCAACATTATGTTCTTCAACCTCAACAAGGGGAAGAGAACTGAGTCTAACGAGAACCGATACATCAGATCGATGATCATAGGGTTGGAGAGCGTCGTGATTACCATACCTGTGCAAGTCACCATCACCGCTTTGTTCACCTACGCCCAGAGGAAACCTCAGGTGACCCTAGCTGAGGTGTCTCCTCAGAAGCATTCTGTGATGGCAGTAGCAAGTGGACACTGGGAGGAACGTTTGGAAAAGTGGCATGCCCAGGAAACGGCAGAGGCACCCTCCAAGAAGGCCAAGACACCTTCCTCTAGGCAAGCTCATGAGCTTCAGAAGGCCTCTGTCAAGGCAACTGTGAAAGGTAAACGCCAGCTAGAGCAAGCAGAGAGCGAGGcttcacgcacacacacacaaaataccaaCACTAATAACAGAAACGTCAGTGAAATTCCCGACGTCCCCTCTGCCCAGCCATCTTCTCTAGAGGGTCCTCCGCCCCTGGCCAAGAAGCCCAGGATTGTTCTGCCTAGGTGGTGTGTTTACATCGCATGGTTCTTGGTTTTTGCCACGTCGGGCGTATCCTCATTCTTCATTATTATTTACGGACTGACGTATGGCTACGACAAGTCAGTAGAATGGCTCTTTGCTTCGTTCTGTTCGTTCTGCCAGTCCATTTTCCTGGTGCAGCCATGCAAAATCATGCTTTTGTCAAGCATCAGGTCACACAGTCAAAAGTACTGTAAAAACCTGTCGTGGGTCAGCAACTATTCCTACACTGAGATCCAGCTGCCGAACGTTGGGTTGCACCCGGACGAGATACGAAAACAACACCAGTACCTCGTAGACATCCGGGGCTCCAGGATGTACCAGCCCCTCACAGAGGATGAAATCAACATattcaagagaaagaggaggatcaAGAAGAAAGCTCTGCTCTTCCTGATTTACATGCTGActcactttctcttcctggcCCTCCTGTTAGGCCTCGTCACCCTCCTCCACCACACCGACAGCTTTGCCTATAACCAGTTTGTTCGCAATCAGTTCTCTGTGGACCTTGCTACGGTGACCAGGCTGCCCGAAGTCTACCGGTGGCTCGACGATGTGCTGGTGCCTTTGTTCCACAACGACCTGAACCCAGCGTTTCTTCCTGACAGCTCCTCTAGGATCCTTGGCCTCCCACTGATGAGGCAAGTGAGGGCAAAGTCCAGTGAAAAGGCCTGCCCGCCTGCCAAAAACTTTGTGCCCAACAGCATCGAAGGAGAAATCCACTGTCATCCTGAATACGGCACCGATCCAGAAGACACAGAAAACTACACCGGCTTATGGAAGAAAGTTCACAAGCGGGCGACAGACAAGAGCACCGAAGGGTTCACCTATAACCCTCCAGAAAAGAGGTGGGTGTATTATTCCCACGGACTTCTACATACCTATGGGTCGGGGggatatgctttttattttttcccagacCAGCATCCATTTAATTCCACACTGAGGCTCAAGGATCTCCAAAGGGGCAAGTGGCTGGATGAGAGGACGTGGGCTGTGATCCTGGACCTGACCACTTATAACCCGGATGCCGGTCTGTTCTGCAGCATCTCTGTCATGTTTGAAGTCTCGCAGTTAGGAGTCGTGAACACGAGCCTCTCCACGCACTCCTTCTTGCTGGGCGAATTCACCAGAGAGCCGTCGACAGAGGCCTACGTGTATGTGGCCATCCTCGTGTTTTTCCTGGGCTACTCTGTGCACGAGGGCTACGTCGTCATGCAGGAGGGGGCCTCCTACGTGACACGTGTGTTCAATTGGCTCAACCTTGCTCTCAAGTGCACCCTCGCTGCATTGATTGTGCTGCTTCTCAGGAGGTACCTCTGGGCCTCCAGCCTCATTCAGTTCTACTCCTCGCACCCTGAGAATTTCATTCCCTTCCATGCGGTGTCCCAGGTGGATCACGACGTGGCGATCGTTCTGGGTTTCCTGCTCTTTCTGACCATCCTGAAGACCCTCTGGTATTCCAGAGTCTTTTATGACGTGCGCCTGGCTCAGACAGCCATCCAGACCGCCCTGCCCGGCATCTGCCACATGGCGCTCGTGCTGTCCATGTACTTCTTCCTGTTCATGGCTTCCGGCTACCTGGTGTTTGGTCAACACGAATGGAACTACAGCAACTTGACCCATGCCATGCAGACACTCTTCTCCTACTGTGTCTCTGCATTTCAGAACACGGAATTTTCCGGGAACAGGGTCCTCGGGGTTCTGTTCCTCTCGGCCTTTGTGCTGCTGGTGACCTGCGTGTGGATCAACCTGTTTCGGGTTGTGATTCTGTCTTCCTACAAGGAACTGAGGCAGCCTGTGTACGAGGAGCCGTCCAACGAAGTGGAAGCCATGGTCTACCTGTGCCACAAATTTAGGACTCTGTTTGGCTTCCTATCCTTCCAATCCAAGGCCCAAGATGAGTCTGGGCTCTTTGAGCACATGCTCTATGGGCAACCAGAGAAGCACAGCAGATGCTACTTGGGGCTGAAGACCAGAAACATTAATGAGAGGAAGATGGTGTATCTGGTGGTGTGA